The Labilibaculum sp. sequence ATTGGGCACATCAACTGTAACAACTTACGTTGAAAGTGCTGCCGGTGTAGCTGAAGGTGGAAAAACAGGTATGACCTCATTGGTTGTGGCATTCATGTTCTTCCTGGCCTTATTCTTCACACCACTTTTCACAATGATTCCTGCGGCTGCCAGTTCATCAGTTCTTGTAATCATCGGTATTTTCATGATGAGTCCAATCACAAAAATCAACTTTGATGATTACTCAGAATTCATTCCGGCTTTCCTTACCATGATTATGATGCCTCTTGCATACAGTATCGCAGAAGGTATTGCATTCGGTATGCTTTCCTATGTAATCTTAAAAGTACTAACAGGCCGTTACAAGGAACTAAACATTGCAATGATTTGTATTGCCTTTTTATTTGTACTGAAATACATTTATAATATTGGTGAGTAATCGCAGTTTCTCATATTCTAAAACCCTTTTCACTCTTATGTGGAAAGGGTTTTTCTTTTGCCAAAATTCCGGATCGAATCAAACCAGTTTCAGCAACAGCAAAATTCTATTACATCCTCTTGTCAACCATTCCCCCACCGTAATAATGCAAGTTTTTTTTTTGATTTCGAGAACAAACACCTACCCCCCTCTAAATTATGGTCGTTAAAGGTATTAGCCAGCCGTTTACTTTGAAAAAGATCCTTCACTACCAATCGAAATGATTTTTTAGTTGAAAAATCACCTTGAATGACCGATCAGAGCAAAATCGACCTTGAAAAATGACTTTGCACAACAGTTCATTCGAATTTTCAGTTGGTAAATTAACCGCACTATCAGTAGAGGCGATTTTTTAATTGAAAAATCGTCTTGCATAACAAGCAATGTTAAAAGTCATCTTGAAAAACGGCTTTGCTCATCAATCAAGTTGATTTTTTAAGGCCAAAAAGGACTTTGCACAACGTGCATACACATTTACCAAAACTCAAACTCTCAATATTTCTTGTTTACTCTCATTTTGAGATTCCCGATATTGGAACAGAGGATTTTTGTGCATATTCTCAAACCCATCAAAGAGCTCAATCAATTCTCAAAACCATGTAAAAAATTTACAATTCAATCAGTCTAAATGTCTAATTCAACAAACTCTACCTCAAAGTGAATTCATCACACGGGCACAACAAACATCATCTGCTTACACCATAAATTTTATCATTCAAGCAAACAATAGTACTGTTAGTCAAAACAACTTTATTCTTTCCTCGTAAAAAACAACATGTTACATCCAAATTAAGCTGAAGATATGAGGACTAAAATATTCTTAGGTTGGGCATTTCTTATTATATCAGGAATAATTTCCTGTTCCACATCGGAAGAAGATATGAATATGGAGATTCAAATTACCAATTCTGTGAATATTGAAGAAAATGCAATGGTGAACTGCATTTTAGAAGACCTTCTTTGCGAGGTGGAAAAAAATGTGATTGCAACTGACTCTGGTACAAAGACAAAAGACAACACCAAAAGAGATTCAATTCCAGTTATTAAAGTAAGCGGTGACGATGAACTTCAAACATCCACAAAAACAATAAGTATCAACTATGGATCAAGTAATCATACCGATCATCTGGGAAGATTAAAGCGTGGACAAATACACAATGAAATTTCAGGGAGATACATGACGAATCAAACTCTTCAATCTATTCATTTTGAAGAATTTTGTATTAATGATCTAAACATAGAAAATCGTATTGAAATTACATCGAATGGATTCAACGAATTTGATCAGCTAAGCTTTACTATTTCGTACGACAATATTGTTTTCACCTCTTCAAACGGATTACAATACAGTATTTCAGGTACAAAAACCAAAGAATGGATTGACGGATACAGCACCCCGGAAAACCCATGGGATGATCAATTTCTGGTTTCCGGTGAATGCCATGGAATCAATTCTGAAAACAGAGAATATCATTCAAAGATATCAACACCATTGTTAATAAGTCGCTCGTGCGAATTCATTTTATCCGGCGAAACTGAATTTCAAGTAGAAAATGAATCGGTATTTTATAGTTTTGGAGATAGGATGTGCGATAATAAGGGATACTACATCCGAAATGGCAAGACAAATAATTTTGAATTTGGCAGATATTCTTTTAGAAAAATAACCCAATAAATTTCTTGATGCATAAATGGTAATTTAGTTAGTATTAGACAAGAAAAGCCCCAAATTGAGGCTTTTCATTTATATCTACATGCAAGAGATTCTTCTTTATTTTTCCTTGCTTCCTTTAATCGGCTTTGAAGTATCTGGTAAAATCAAATTCAAGATAACTCCCACCAAAGAAGCAAGACCAATTCCTGCCAAAGAGAAGGTTCCATATGAAATTTGTGCTCCACCAATTCCTACGGTTAGCACAATAGAAATAATCACCTGATTTCTGGTTTTTGAGAAATCTGTCTTGGCATCAATTAATGTTTTGATTCCAATACTGGCAATCATACCGAACAACAGCAGCATAATTCCACCCAAAACGGCTTGTGGAATTGTTTTAAGAAATGCACTTACTTTTCCGATAAGGGAAAATACTACTGCCGTAATTGCAGCAATTCTCAATACTCGCGGATCTGTAACTTTAGTTAATGCTATTGCTCCGGTTACCTCAGAATAAGTTGTATTTGGTGGTCCTCCAAAAAATCCAGCGAAAGCTGTTGCGATACCGTCTCCAAGAAGTGTTCTGTGCAGACCAGGATCTTTAACAAATTTCTTGTCAGCCACTCCTCCAATGGCATACATATCTCCTACGTGTTCTATAATTGGGGCAAAAGCAACAGGAAGCATATACAATACAGCACCCCAGTTTAATTCCGGACGAACAAAATCCGGCAAGGCCAACCATGCCGCATCATTAATTGGCGTAAAATCAACTTTTCCTAATACTACTGAAAGGATATAACCTACAATAATTCCCACAAAAATAGGAATCAACTTAATCATTCCTTTACTATAAACAACGATAACAACTGCCGTTAATAAAGCTGCAGAGGAAATGATCCAATTTGTTTTCGCCATATTTACAGCTACCGGGGCTAGCGAAAGACCAATGATCATAATCACAGGACCAACAACAATAGAAGGGAAAATTTTCTCGATAATACGTAATCCCCATACTTTAATTATAGCAGAGACAACTCCATATACCAAACCAACAGCAACCAGTCCCGAAAGAGCTCCCGGCAGGCCGTATAATTCTGTGGCGGCTACAATTGGGGCAATAAATGCAAAACTACTGCCTAAAAAAACAGGAACCTTACCTTTTGTGATTAAATGAAAAATCAAGGTTCCGATTCCTGCTGTAAATAATGCAACTGATGGGTCAATACCGACTAACAAAGGGACGAGGACTGTTGCTCCAAAGGCAACAAATAAGAACTGAATCCCGATAATAATTCTTTTCGCGGGACTATCAAAGTTCGGCGCGCTGGTTTCTTGAGATAGGATCATAAAATAGGTTTATATTTTTTACAAATTGGCGCAAATATAGCAAGGATGCCTCGAAGAACAAATTCGAATAGTTCTTTTTAAAGAAGCTCACTTTATTATGGTCAAGCACAATACACAATAAAATCAAGTGCCTCAAACACTCAAGCTATCTTAAATTTACATTCAAAAAAAAGGAAATTAATCACTGACCACGAACAGACTTCGGCTTATTCCCGATAAATCTAATTTCAAAGGAAATCTGAAATTATTTAGAACTTGATATCACGAACCATTAATTGAGTTTCAACTTTTCCCATGTACTCATTCTCCTGAAGTGAATAACAGACATCAAATGGAACACCACTCGAAATTTTAGGATACAAATTGCCCATTGAAAAGGCAATGCCTGCTTTTACATCTCCTTCGCGGATATCATCAACAACCGAAAGTTTAAGATGTTCCTTATTTCTTCCTACCGGACGACTGTAACCGTAATCAAGAACTTGTTCGCTCACAAAAACCGGGGTCATGTTTTTTGGCCCGAAAGGCTCAAACTGCTTAATAATCCGGAAAAATTTAGGGGTAATATCAGATAATTTTATATTTGCATCAATCTTAACCTGAGGAACCAACATATCTTCTGAAATGTTATTTACCACATAATCTTCGAAACGTTTTTGGAACTCTCCAACATTCTCGATTTTCATAGTTAAACCTGCCGCATACTTGTGACCACCAAAGTTTTCCAGTAAATCACTACATTCCGAAATTGCATTGTACAAATCAAAACCATCAACCGAACGAGCACTGCCGGTTGCAAAACCATTTGACTCTGTAAGAATTACTGTTGGTTTATAATAATTCTCAATCATTCGAGAAGCAACAATACCAATCACTCCTTTGTGCCAGTTACGATCAAAAAGAACAGTGCTTTTTTTAGCAAGCAACGCGCTGCTTTTTGCAACTCTTTCTAACGCTTCATCCGTAATACTATGATCCAATTCTTTGCGATCTTCGTTCATCACATCAATTGTATCTCCTATTAATATGGCCGACTCCTCAGTATCGGCAATCAGCAATTGAACTGCCCGGTTGCCCGATTGAATTCTTCCGGCAGCATTAATTCTTGGGCCGACTTTAAAAACAATATCGTTTACTGTCAAATCTTTGTCAACTCCGGCTAAATTCAATATTGTTTTCAAACCTAATCTAGGAGAATTATTCAGTTGTATTAATCCAAAATAGGTCAGCACTCTGTTCTCGCCGGTAATTGGGACAATATCCGAAGCGATACTAACAGCCAATAAATCCAGTAATGGCATTAACTCCTCAAACGGCCATGCCATTTTTTGAGCCAATCCCTGCATTAACTTAAAGCCAACTCCGCAACCAGATAAAGCATCACAAGGATAATCGCAGTCCAATCTTTTAGGATCGAGAACTGCAATCGCCTCAGGCAAAATATCACCTGGAGTATGATGATCACAAACGATAAAATCAATGCCTTTTTCTTTCGCGTATGCAATTTTACCAACAGCCTTTATTCCACAGTCCAGTGCAATTATTAAACTGAAATTATTATCCGCCGCATAATCAATCCCTGCTGTCGAAACGCCGTAACCTTCCGAGTAACGATCAGGAATGTAATAATCTATAAAATCGAAGTGTTTTTTAAGATAGGTATAAACAAGAGAAACAGATGTAGTTCCATCAACGTCATAATCGCCATATACCATAACTCTTTCTTGTTTCAGAATCGCTGTCTCGATTCTTTCAACAGCTTTATCCATATCTTTCATTAGGAAAGGATCGTGCAGATCATCAAGGCTGGGACGAAAAAATTTCTTTGCCATATCGAATGTAGTAATCCCACGTTGCACCAGCAAGTCAGCGACTAAACGATCAACACCAAGTGATTCCATTAGTGATGTTACCGTTTCTTCATTTCCCGGCTCATTGATTACCCATCTCTTTTCCATACTCTAGAATTTGGCTAGCTAAATTAGTCAATTTCAAGCGTCATAGCAAACAGTTTACTGATATGCTTCTTCAAATTATGTTTTACTTCTTCAATATCAAGCTCTTTGCCCAATTCTTTTTTTAAGGATGTTACTCCTTTATCAACAAATCCACACGGATTGATGTACTCAAAATATTTAAGATCGGTATTTACATTAAAAGCAAAACCATGCATACTTACCCATCTGCTAATTCGTACACCAATAGCACAAATCTTACGAACAGTAGGTTTTCCAACATCCAGCCAAACTCCTGTCGCGCCTTCTAACCGCGTTCCAAGAATTCCGTAATCGGCAATACAGTTAATAACAGCTTGCTCCAGAGTTTCGATGTACAATTTGATTCCCATGTCGTAGGTTTCCAAATTTAAAATCGGATAACCAACAATCTGTCCCGGCCCGTGATAGGTAATATCTCCCCCGCGGTTAATTTTATGAAAAGTTGCCTCTTTTGCCTGAAGCTGCAATAAATCAAGAAGCATATTTTGTTCTTTCCCGCTTTTTCCAAGCGTATAAACGTGTGGATGTTCGCAAAACAACAAATAATTATTTGATAATTTTTTCTGATCAGCTGGAAGATCGGCATTAGCCAGCTTGGATGTCAGAACTTCATTAAACAAATTTTCCTGATAATCCCATGCTTCTTTATAATCAATCGATCCAAGATCGCGAAATACAGTCTTAGTCATCTTTCAAACTCTGTTTTAAGTTTAACGCATTAACATGACGTTCTGCATGATAAGAAGAACGCACAAGAGGTGTACTTTCAACAAATGCAAAACCTTTTTCCAGACCAACAATCTCATATTTTTTGAATACCTCCGGAGTAATGTACTCCTGAACTTCCAAATGATTTTTTGTTGGCTGCAAATACTGACCAATAGTCATAACTCGAACTCCTACCTCAAGCAAGTCATCCATCACCTGGTAAATCTCTTCTTCTTTCTCGCCTAACCCCAGCATTATTCCTGATTTTGCAACAATACCTGCATCAGAAATTTGCTTTAACACCTTCAAACTAAGATCGTATTTGGCTTTGCTTCGAACTTCACGGGTTAATCTTCGAACGGTTTCCAAATTATGAGAAATCACCTCCGGATTCATATCAATCACTCTTTGAATGTCCTCCTCTTTTCCATTAAAATCGGGAATTAAAACCTCAAGTGTAGTTTCAGGTGTTGTTTCTTTGATGCATTTGATGGTTTCAGCCCAAATTCCTGATCCACCATCTTCCAAATCATCACGATCTACAGAAGTAATCACCGCATGCTTAAGACTCATCAACTTAATTGAACGAGCTAATCTTTTGGGTTCTTTCCAATCAGCCTCAAGTGGCTTACCTGTTGGAACATTACAAAATTTGCAGGCACGTGTACAAATATTCCCTAAAATCATAAAGGTAGCCGTCCCATTTCCCCAACATTCTCCAACATTCGGACATTTTCCGCTCGAGCAAATAGTATGTAATCCGTTCTCCTTTACTATTCCATTCACATATGCATAATCGTCACCCTTTGGCAACTGTATTTTCAACCAATCTGGTTTTCTTCTTGTCTTCATTTAACTACTGCTTAATTTTTCCTGATGATTCAAAACTCTTTAGGATTTTTTTATCAATGATTCACAACCGATCAAAACACCATCAGGAATCAATTGATATTCAACAACAAACACTGCAATAAAATTTGATTTGCAAATAAAAATAAATTCATGCAAAGGTATTCGAAACATTTTAACTTTTCATGAAATACCTTATATTTTTGCCTCTTTCGTGAATGTTTTGTTATCCTTATTCAATCTAAATACTATTAATTTTATGCAATATTACCAATTATATTTGGCTTTGCAATAACATTTGAAACGACACATTTTTCGATTAAGAAATGGTATAATTCACTAAGAATAGAAAATAAGCTCCGTTTAAAAATCTTTTGCAAACTCCCTAATCTGGCAGACACAATCAATTCTCATCTTTTTATCAGCGCAATTGGCATTAAATCGGATAAGTAAAGCTATTGAAATTAATTATTTGGACAGATTATATTATCTTTGCACCCGAATAAACTTTATTGAGATTAAGATGAATGCGTTAGAACTTAGTGAACAAGAAATCATTAGAAGGAATTCCCTTAAAGAATTGCAGTCTATGGGTATCAACCCATTTCCTGCAGCACAATATCATGTAAACAGCTTTTCTTCAGATATTCTGAAAGATTTCGATCCTGAAAAGAAAAACCTGCAGGAGGTTTGTATCGCAGGTAGAATCATGAGTCGAAGAATTATGGGTAAAGCTTCCTTTCTTGAACTTCAGGATTCGAAGGGAAGAATACAGGTTTACATTACAAGAGATGATATTTGCCCTGGCGAGGATAAAACTCTATACAACACTGTATTTAAAAAGCTGACTGATATTGGTGATTTTATTGGAATTAAAGGTTACGTATTTGTTACTCAGGTAGGCGAAACTTCGGTTCATGCAACTGAAATGACAATTCTTTCAAAATCTATTCGTCCGCTTCCTATTGTGAAGGAAAAAGATGGAAAAATATATGACGCTTTCAGCGATCCTGAAATGCGTTACCGTCAGCGTTATGTTGATTTGGTAGTAAATCCGGCAGTTAAGGATGTTTTCTTGAAAAGAACAAAAATTATCAACTCGATGAGGGAACTTTTCAACAGCAAAGATTACTTAGAAGTGGAAACTCCAATCTTACAGGCTATTCCAGGTGGTGCTTCTGCCCGTCCGTTTGAAACACATCACAATGCATTGGATATTCCTTTGTATATGCGCATTGCCAACGAACTATATTTGAAAAGATTAATAGTTGGTGGATTTGATGGCGTTTATGAGTTTGCGAAAGATTTTCGTAACGAGGGAATGGACCGTACTCACAATCCGGAATTTACAGTAATGGAAATCTATGTTGCTTATAAAGATTACAACTGGATGATGGACTTTACTGAAGAAATGATCGAGAAAGTTGCAATGGATCTTCACGGAAAAACCAAATTGATGGTTGGCGATAAGGAGATTGATTTCAAGCGTCCTTTCAAGCGTATCTCGATGCTTGATTCTATTCTTGAGTTTACAGGAATTGATATCAATGGAATGGATGAAGTACAACTTCGTGAGGTTTGTAAAAAACTGAATATCGAAGCAGATGAAACCATGGGGAAAGGAAAATTAATCGATGAAATTTTTGGTGAAAAATGTGAAGGAAATTACATTCAGCCAACTTTCATTACCGATTATCCTGTTGAAATGTCTCCTCTTTGCAAAAAGCACAGAAACAATCCGGAATTAACCGAGCGTTTCGAGCTAATGGTGAATGGAAAGGAGCTTTGCAATGCCTATTCTGAATTAAATGATCCTATTGATCAGTTGGAGCGTTTTCAGGATCAGAATAAATTAAGTGAAAAAGGTGATGATGAAGCCATGTTTATTGATATGGACTTTGTTCGTGCTCTTGAATATGGCATGCCTCCTACATCAGGAATGGGAATTGGTATTGATCGATTAACCATGTTGATGACCAACTCACAATCTATTCAGGATGTATTGTTCTTTCCTCAAATGAGACCTGAAAAGAAAGTTGCTGTTGACAGTGATGATAAATTTGTTGCTTTGGGAATTGCTCCTGAATGGATGCCGGTAATTCGAAAAGCAGGATTCCAAACTGTAAGAGCTTTAAAGGAAGAAAAATCAACAAAACTTCACCAGGATATTTGTGGGTGGAATAAAAAACTCAAAATGGGATTAAAAAACCCAAGCCAGGAAGAAGTAGCAGAGTGGTTGTCTTAATCCTCTCCTAAAAATATTTTCATATCGGAGGTCGGGAATTTCTCCCTTCTTCCGATATTTAGTAAATTAGAGATCTGACAGTTACAGAAATAATTCTCTAACAACCCCAGACTTATCAATAAATTCATGAACAAATCGTCAAAAATTGCCATAATTGGAGGTGGTAGCTGGGCTACAGCTATTGCAAAAATCCTTATGGAAAATATATCTGAGATCAACTGGTACATGCGTAATCCTGATACAATTGCCCAGTTCAAAGAATTAGGTCATAACCCACGCTACATTACCAGTGCCGAATTTGACATCGACAAAATCAATTTTTCTCATAATATTGATGAAATCGTAACAAATTCAGACATTATTATTTTTGCAATACCATCCGCATTCTTAAAAAACGCACTTAAAAATCTTACGGTAAGCCTTGAAGATAAATTTGTTGTATCAGCAATTAAAGGTATTGTTCCCGATGAAAACATGATTATTGGTGAATTCTTTAATGAAAAATACAATGTGCCAATTGATAACATCGGAGTGATTTCAGGACCATGCCATGCGGAAGAAGTTGCATTGGAACGATTATCATACTTAACTATTGCCTCTCAGAATACTAAGAAAGCAAGAATTTTGGCTTTAAAAATGGAATGTGCCTATATCAAAACAACCATTTCGGATGATATTTACGGAACTGAATATTCTGCTGTTCTAAAAAATGTTATTGCCATTGCTTCCGGTATTTGCCACGGACTTCGTTACGGTGATAATTTTCAAGCCGTGTTGATCTCAAACGCAATTCAAGAAATTAAACGTTTTGTAGATACGGTTCATCCCATCACAAGAGATATTAAAAGCTCAGCTTATTTAGGCGATTTATTGGTTACCTGTTATTCTCAGTTTAGTAGAAACAGAACTTTTGGAACCATGATTGGGAAAGGATATTCTGTGAAATTTGCTCAGCTGGAGATGCACATGATTGCCGAAGGATATTATGCCGTTAGTTGCATCAAGGAAATTAATGATAAATACAAGGTTCACATGCCAATCACCATGGCTGTATATAATATTTTGTACGAAAAAATATCTCCAGCTATGGAAATCAAATTATTAACAGAAGATTTACGTTAAAAATATATTTGTATTGTAAATTTGTCTTTTAATGAACTTTTCATTTTACAAAAGGAAAAATACATATTGCATGAATGCAGAATAAAAGAGATCGAAAAAGCATTCATCAATTATATTTGTTTGAAATACATTTAATTAATTATACACATTAAACCCATTTCTGTCTTTCGCTCTGAGGGGGTATCGGTTCTGACAGATCTGGATTTTACAACTTAATTTGAAAATAATGGAACACATCAAGTTGAGCTTTGAAAAATCTTTAAACTTCCTAAGTAAGGATGAGATTTTCAAATTTAAAGAAGAGAGTCAAAAACATTTAACTGCTCTTCGGGAAGGAACCGGTAAGGGAAATGATTTTGTTGGTTGGGTAGATTTACCTTCTCATATTACTGAAGAAGAGCTAAATGATATCGAAGCAACCGCTTTGTCTTTGAAAGATAAAGTAGAAGTACTTGTGGTTATTGGTATCGGAGGATCGTATCTGGGTGCAAAAGCTGTTAACGACGCTTTGGCTCATAGTTTCGATCAACTGAATATCGATAATGAAAACCCACTTGTATTGTATGCCGGACAAAACATCAGCGAGGATTATCTGTTCGAGTTAATGGATATTTTAAAAGACCTTGAATTTGGTATTTGTGTAATCTCTAAATCGGGAACAACTACCGAACCTGCTATTGCCTTTCGTCTGTTAAAAGAACTATTGGAAGAAAATGTAGGCAAAGAAGAAGCTCGTGAAAGAATTATTGCTATTACAGATGCATCAAAAGGGGCTCTTAGAACCCTTGCAGTTCAGGAAGGCTACAAAACATTTGTAATTCCTGATGATGTTGGTGGTAGATTCTCAGTTTTAACTCCTGTAGGACTGCTTCCTATTGCGGTTGCTGGTCACGACATCAAAGAATTGGTAAAAGGGGCTAAATCGATGCAGGAATATTCAACAACAACTGTTTTCGAAGAAAATCCTGCATTACTATACGCTGCGGCCAGAAATGCTCTTTATGCAAAAGGCAAGGGAATTGAAATTTTAGCCAATTACAATCCTAAATTGCACAATGTTGCCGAATGGTGGAAGCAGCTTTACGGTGAAAGCGAAGGAAAAGAAAACAAAGGTATTTTCCCGGCCAGTGTTGATTTCACGAGTGATTTACATTCAATGGGACAATACATTCAGGAAGGACAACGTAACATTTTCGAAACTGTAATTTCAATTGCGAAACCCAACCATACCGTAATTATTCCTGAAGACAAAGACAATCTTGAC is a genomic window containing:
- a CDS encoding solute carrier family 23 protein, whose protein sequence is MILSQETSAPNFDSPAKRIIIGIQFLFVAFGATVLVPLLVGIDPSVALFTAGIGTLIFHLITKGKVPVFLGSSFAFIAPIVAATELYGLPGALSGLVAVGLVYGVVSAIIKVWGLRIIEKIFPSIVVGPVIMIIGLSLAPVAVNMAKTNWIISSAALLTAVVIVVYSKGMIKLIPIFVGIIVGYILSVVLGKVDFTPINDAAWLALPDFVRPELNWGAVLYMLPVAFAPIIEHVGDMYAIGGVADKKFVKDPGLHRTLLGDGIATAFAGFFGGPPNTTYSEVTGAIALTKVTDPRVLRIAAITAVVFSLIGKVSAFLKTIPQAVLGGIMLLLFGMIASIGIKTLIDAKTDFSKTRNQVIISIVLTVGIGGAQISYGTFSLAGIGLASLVGVILNLILPDTSKPIKGSKEK
- the recJ gene encoding single-stranded-DNA-specific exonuclease RecJ; the encoded protein is MEKRWVINEPGNEETVTSLMESLGVDRLVADLLVQRGITTFDMAKKFFRPSLDDLHDPFLMKDMDKAVERIETAILKQERVMVYGDYDVDGTTSVSLVYTYLKKHFDFIDYYIPDRYSEGYGVSTAGIDYAADNNFSLIIALDCGIKAVGKIAYAKEKGIDFIVCDHHTPGDILPEAIAVLDPKRLDCDYPCDALSGCGVGFKLMQGLAQKMAWPFEELMPLLDLLAVSIASDIVPITGENRVLTYFGLIQLNNSPRLGLKTILNLAGVDKDLTVNDIVFKVGPRINAAGRIQSGNRAVQLLIADTEESAILIGDTIDVMNEDRKELDHSITDEALERVAKSSALLAKKSTVLFDRNWHKGVIGIVASRMIENYYKPTVILTESNGFATGSARSVDGFDLYNAISECSDLLENFGGHKYAAGLTMKIENVGEFQKRFEDYVVNNISEDMLVPQVKIDANIKLSDITPKFFRIIKQFEPFGPKNMTPVFVSEQVLDYGYSRPVGRNKEHLKLSVVDDIREGDVKAGIAFSMGNLYPKISSGVPFDVCYSLQENEYMGKVETQLMVRDIKF
- the lipB gene encoding lipoyl(octanoyl) transferase LipB yields the protein MTKTVFRDLGSIDYKEAWDYQENLFNEVLTSKLANADLPADQKKLSNNYLLFCEHPHVYTLGKSGKEQNMLLDLLQLQAKEATFHKINRGGDITYHGPGQIVGYPILNLETYDMGIKLYIETLEQAVINCIADYGILGTRLEGATGVWLDVGKPTVRKICAIGVRISRWVSMHGFAFNVNTDLKYFEYINPCGFVDKGVTSLKKELGKELDIEEVKHNLKKHISKLFAMTLEID
- the lipA gene encoding lipoyl synthase, yielding MKTRRKPDWLKIQLPKGDDYAYVNGIVKENGLHTICSSGKCPNVGECWGNGTATFMILGNICTRACKFCNVPTGKPLEADWKEPKRLARSIKLMSLKHAVITSVDRDDLEDGGSGIWAETIKCIKETTPETTLEVLIPDFNGKEEDIQRVIDMNPEVISHNLETVRRLTREVRSKAKYDLSLKVLKQISDAGIVAKSGIMLGLGEKEEEIYQVMDDLLEVGVRVMTIGQYLQPTKNHLEVQEYITPEVFKKYEIVGLEKGFAFVESTPLVRSSYHAERHVNALNLKQSLKDD
- the lysS gene encoding lysine--tRNA ligase — its product is MNALELSEQEIIRRNSLKELQSMGINPFPAAQYHVNSFSSDILKDFDPEKKNLQEVCIAGRIMSRRIMGKASFLELQDSKGRIQVYITRDDICPGEDKTLYNTVFKKLTDIGDFIGIKGYVFVTQVGETSVHATEMTILSKSIRPLPIVKEKDGKIYDAFSDPEMRYRQRYVDLVVNPAVKDVFLKRTKIINSMRELFNSKDYLEVETPILQAIPGGASARPFETHHNALDIPLYMRIANELYLKRLIVGGFDGVYEFAKDFRNEGMDRTHNPEFTVMEIYVAYKDYNWMMDFTEEMIEKVAMDLHGKTKLMVGDKEIDFKRPFKRISMLDSILEFTGIDINGMDEVQLREVCKKLNIEADETMGKGKLIDEIFGEKCEGNYIQPTFITDYPVEMSPLCKKHRNNPELTERFELMVNGKELCNAYSELNDPIDQLERFQDQNKLSEKGDDEAMFIDMDFVRALEYGMPPTSGMGIGIDRLTMLMTNSQSIQDVLFFPQMRPEKKVAVDSDDKFVALGIAPEWMPVIRKAGFQTVRALKEEKSTKLHQDICGWNKKLKMGLKNPSQEEVAEWLS
- a CDS encoding NAD(P)H-dependent glycerol-3-phosphate dehydrogenase — protein: MNKSSKIAIIGGGSWATAIAKILMENISEINWYMRNPDTIAQFKELGHNPRYITSAEFDIDKINFSHNIDEIVTNSDIIIFAIPSAFLKNALKNLTVSLEDKFVVSAIKGIVPDENMIIGEFFNEKYNVPIDNIGVISGPCHAEEVALERLSYLTIASQNTKKARILALKMECAYIKTTISDDIYGTEYSAVLKNVIAIASGICHGLRYGDNFQAVLISNAIQEIKRFVDTVHPITRDIKSSAYLGDLLVTCYSQFSRNRTFGTMIGKGYSVKFAQLEMHMIAEGYYAVSCIKEINDKYKVHMPITMAVYNILYEKISPAMEIKLLTEDLR
- a CDS encoding glucose-6-phosphate isomerase, with translation MEHIKLSFEKSLNFLSKDEIFKFKEESQKHLTALREGTGKGNDFVGWVDLPSHITEEELNDIEATALSLKDKVEVLVVIGIGGSYLGAKAVNDALAHSFDQLNIDNENPLVLYAGQNISEDYLFELMDILKDLEFGICVISKSGTTTEPAIAFRLLKELLEENVGKEEARERIIAITDASKGALRTLAVQEGYKTFVIPDDVGGRFSVLTPVGLLPIAVAGHDIKELVKGAKSMQEYSTTTVFEENPALLYAAARNALYAKGKGIEILANYNPKLHNVAEWWKQLYGESEGKENKGIFPASVDFTSDLHSMGQYIQEGQRNIFETVISIAKPNHTVIIPEDKDNLDGLNFLAGRRIDAVNKMAELGTQLAHVDGGVPNLRIEMPQLNEFYLGELLYFFEIACGVSGYILDVNPFDQPGVEAYKSNMFALLEKPGFEEETKKIKEKL